From Pungitius pungitius chromosome 9, fPunPun2.1, whole genome shotgun sequence, one genomic window encodes:
- the LOC119217398 gene encoding adhesion G protein-coupled receptor L1-like isoform X6 has product MAVSLWFLAVCVFALAHVTPSSQAAMSRAAMPFGLLRRELACEGYPIELRCPGSDVVMVETANYGRTDDKICDADPFQMENTQCYLPDALKIMAQRCNNRTQCVVVAGVDVFPDPCPGTYKYLEIQYECVPYKVDQKVFVCPGSLLSIQPASSLLEAEHQSGAWCKDPLQAGDRLYVMPWTPYRTEVLYEYASWDDYRQNRVTTTYKLPSRVDGTGFVVYDGAVFYNKERTRNLVKYDLRTRIKSGEAVVVNANYHDTSPYRWGGKSDIDLAVDENGLWVIYSTEANNGRIVVSQVNPYTLRFEGTWATGFDKRGASNAFMACGVLYAVRSVFQDDEGQAEGRVGSDMVIYAYDTSRGQELPVQIPFPNPYQYISSIDYNPRDNQLYVWNNYYVLRYPLQFTPPPPTKGPLSSLMTTVRSYTATVSLTPVRPSASHPIGVINRGPFDQRPITAMVPLTPRPPLRVPLAPGAAGQVGGCEGRVARGVQWPPTLKGENVERPCPKGSLGIASYQCIQSPVGWSSRGPDLSNCTSPWVSQIAQKIKSGENAANIAGELVNLTRGRIYAGDVSMSVKLIEQLLDILDSQLQALRPANKESAARNYNKLQKRERTCRAYVQAVVQTVDNLLGPEALVSWADMSSVDQSRSASLLLDAVEKGAFLLANNLYEGRFSDRAPNVDLEVYVLNTEADIQDLTFPHSYDSDSILQISALALQQYSNNGQVKLVLSLYKNLGSFLTTQNSTLRLGLGLGQGAEARRRSLVVNSHVISASVHRGSNRVYLSEPVIFTLRHLLLENHSGPNCSFWNGTGVSGNGRWSTQGCRLLHTNNTHTTCACNHLSSYAVLMTYQQPAFGVGVEELLVYVVSWVGISVALVCLATCLTTLCCQGAPWHTDHSTIHCNLWANLLITELLFLVGANKTQYTVVCSIIAGLLHFSLLSVFCWLCLEGVELYLLQREVFEGRNSRRKYFYLCGYSIPGLVVAVSAAIDFRGYGSKTACWLRTDNYFIWSFLGPVGVIITLNLIVLVMTLHKMHSTAALKPDSSRHDNLRAWAVGSLTLLFLQSVTWSSGLMFLCAPSLILAYLFSSLNTAQGLLITILHCTLARKGQKDYGRCLRLSQCCATSSFSSPDSVKGAALRSNSRYTSSQSRRATANRQSRIRRMWNDTVRRQTESSFIAADVNNTPTLNRAALGNHFLTNPVLQTHAGASPYDTMLAQGYNQPFASTEGGVSQSQESCGLDSVCLNGGYTPNTFTLHGLGTTPGSRAGVVGSTDLLREGGVGIGGDDISPALLTPHGATDLGGGGGMRRNLSDAAALEKMIISELVQSNLRPSVAMPVPPERYGSLARPQHHDRAALTHTATLTRHAQQPQEGWASTMQPNARHNAQEAWAHTRHHTTDAEAHPAARGQDHAAAPRLQDGWSHSRVPGDSEPREPLKDGDRSLQGTLSRRGLQDRQQARPPDVQARPYSTLSRTPATLSRHRGAGDPGAAAERERERDRERYRDRPLPPPPPPPPQESESLYKALEEPLLMKQREPGVEAWRCGQDREKDETFLLKREEMMDEWRAGNERGRDESFTSQTREEEMDEWRAGMERGREESHLLEKRSGRMEVWRGETNQDGTFITQKNDFGIDGWRGGMDRENDQSLFLKDRDGWRAGIERESEKQKDRALDVWRGGIDIDRDESFLFESKDGGLDGRKRGKDRGSLRYHGEREDSDSFALPLTPDLDLDTDSSPVYAQDLNPSPLYPGERRSPPLGIFPRGSPPTNIFAPRETNSPPNNLYSRHSPQVYSRSSSPPRFYTRNSPPTLSYPDSSPEGPEELSSPIGQPQRPALELPYSLGRPPLGPRPNHLQTFYQPPPMASNGEAAYAAEPTSEGEDGQMQRVTSL; this is encoded by the exons ATGGCTGTGTCACTGTGGTTCCTcgcggtgtgtgtgttcgcCCTGGCTCATGTCACGCCTTCAAGCCAAG CAGCCATGTCCCGGGCCGCCATGCCGTTCGGGCTGCTGCGCAGGGAGCTGGCGTGTGAGGGGTATCCCATAGAGCTGCGCTGCCCAGGAAGCGATGTGGTGATGGTGGAGACCGCCAACTACGGACGCACCGACGACAAGATCTGTGACGCAGACCCGTTCCAAATGGAGAACACGCAGTGTTACCTCCCTGACGCCCTCAAGATCATGGCCCAGAG GTGTAACAACAGGACTCAGTGTGTGGTGGTCGCTGGGGTCGACGTCTTCCCTGACCCGTGTCCTGGCACATACAAGTACCTGGAGATCCAGTACGAGTGCGTCCCTTACA AAGTGGACCAAAAAG TTTTCGTGTGTCCCGGCTCGTTGCTCAGCATCCAGCCGGCCTCCTCGCTCCTGGAGGCGGAGCATCAGTCGGGGGCGTGGTGTAAGGACCCGCTTCAGGCTGGTGACAGGCTGTACGTCATGCCGTGGACGCCATACAGGACTGAGGTTCTGTACGAGTACGCCTCCTGGGACGACTACCGCCAAAACAGGGTCACCACCACCTATAA GTTGCCCAGCCGCGTGGACGGGACGGGCTTCGTGGTGTATGACGGCGCCGTCTTTTACAACAAGGAGCGGACGCGCAATCTGGTCAAATATGACCTGCGGACGCGCATCAAGAGCGGGGAGGCAGTGGTGGTCAATGCCAACTACCACGACACCTCCCCTTACCGCTGGGGAGGGAAGTCAGACATTGATCTGGCAGTAGACGAGAACGGCCTATGGGTGATCTACTCTACTGAAGCCAATAATGGACGCATCGTGGTCAGCCAG GTGAACCCGTACACCCTGCGCTTTGAAGGAACGTGGGCGACCGGCTTCGACAAGCGCGGGGCGAGCAACGCCTTCATGGCCTGCGGGGTGCTGTACGCCGTGCGCTCCGTCTTCCAGGATGACGAGGGGCAGGCAGAGGGCCGCGTTGGCAGCGACATGGTGATCTACGCCTACGACACCAGCCGCGGACAGGAGCTGCCCGTTCAAATACCGTTCCCCAACCCTTACCAGTACATCTCCTCCATCGACTACAACCCCAGAGACAACCAGCTGTATGTGTGGAACAACTACTACGTGCTGAGATACCCGCTGCAGTTCACACCGCCACCGCCCACTAAAG GTCCTCTCTCGTCCCTGATGACCACCGTCCGCTCCTACACGGCCACTGTCTCGTTGACCCCCGTGCGGCCGTCGGCCTCTCACCCCATCGGCGTCATCAACCGAGGGCCCTTTGACCAGCGGCCGATCACAGCCATGGTCCCTCTGACCCCACGCCCTCCTCTGCGCGTCCCCTTGGCTCCGGGGGCCGCCGGTCAGGTGGGCGGGTGTGAGGGCCGGGTGGCACGAGGGGTGCAGTGGCCGCCCACGCTCAAGGGCGAGAACGTGGAGAGGCCCTGCCCAAAAGGGTCACTAG GTATCGCTTCCTATCAGTGTATCCAGTCTCCGGTGGGCTGGAGCTCCAGAGGGCCTGACCTTTCCAACTGCACCTCTCCCTGGGTCAGCCAAATTGCACAGAAG ATTAAGAGCGGAGAGAATGCGGCCAACATCGCTGGGGAGTTGGTCAACTTGACCCGGGGACGGATCTACGCCGGTGATGTCAGCATGTCCGTCAAGCTGATTGAGCAGCTATTGGACATCCTGGACTCCCAGCTGCAGGCCTTGAGACCAGCCAATAAAGAGTCAGCAGCGCGCAATTACAACAAG CTGCAGAAGAGGGAACGCACATGCAGAGCTTATGTTCAG gcGGTTGTTCAGACGGTGGATAACCTGTTGGGTCCTGAGGCTCTGGTGTCCTGGGCTGACATGAGCAGTGTTGACCAGTCCCGCTCAGCTTCGCTCTTACTCGACGCGGTGGAGAAAGGAGCATTTCTATTGGCAAACAATCTGTACGAAGGCCGCTTCAGTGACAGGGCACCAAATGTCG ACCTGGAGGTGTACGTACTGAACACAGAGGCGGACATACAGGACCTGACGTTCCCTCACTCCTACGACAGCGACAGCATCTTGCAGATATCAGCACTGGCTCTGCAACAGTACAGCAACAATG GCCAAGTGAAGCTGGTCCTCTCCCTCTATAAGAACCTGGGCTCCTTCCTGACTACCCAGAACTCCACCCTGCGGCTGGGATTGGGTCTGGGCCAGGGAGCGGAGGCCAGGCGTCGGAGCCTGGTGGTCAACTCCCATGTCATCTCCGCCTCGGTGCACCGAGGGTCCAACAGAGTGTACCTCTCCGAGCCAGTGATCTTCACTCTCAGGCACCTGCTG CTGGAGAACCACTCGGGGCCCAACTGCTCTTTCTGGAACGGAACCGGTGTTTCTGGGAATGGCCGGTGGTCCACACAGGGCTGCCGTCTGTTACAcactaacaacacacacactacctgtGCCTGCAACCACCTTTCCAGCTACGCCGTCCTCATGACATATCAACAACCCGCT TTTGGGGTGGGTGTGGAAGAGCTTCTCGTCTACGTGGTGTCCTGGGTTGGCATCTCTGTAGCGCTGGTGTGTTTGGCCACCTGCCTTACCACCCTGTGCTGCCAGGGGGCGCCCTGGCACACGGACCACAGCACCATCCACTGCAACCTGTGGGCCAACCTGCTCATCACTGAACTGCTGTTCCTCGTTGGTGCCAACAAGACACAGTATACA GTTGTGTGCTCCATCATTGCCGGCCTGTTGCACTTCTCGCTGCTCTCGGTATTTTGCTGGTTGTGCCTGGAGGGGGTGGAACTGTACTTGCTGCAGCGGGAGGTGTTTGAGGGTCGTAACTCCAGGAGGAAGTATTTCTACCTGTGTGGCTACTCTATTCCTGGGCTGGTGGTGGCCGTCTCTGCAGCCATTGACTTCAGAGGCTATGGCTCAAAAACTGC atgttggCTTCGAACAGACAATTACTTTATCTGGAGTTTCCTTGGACCGGTTGGTGTCATCATTACG TTGAACTTAATTGTCCTAGTGATGACTTTGCATAAGATGCACAGCACTGCCGCTTTGAAGCCAGACTCCAGTCGCCATGACAACCTGAG GgcgtgggcggtgggctccctgacGCTGCTCTTCCTGCAGAGCGTCACCTGGTCCTCGGGCCTGATGTTCCTGTGCGCTCCGTCTCTCATCCTGGCgtacctcttctcctccctgaacACGGCCCAGGGCCTCCTCATCACCATACTGCACTGCACCCTTGCCAGGAAG GGCCAGAAGGACTACGGCCGATGCCTGCGCCTCTCGCAGTGCTGCGCGACCTCCTCTTTCAGCTCGCCGGACTCGGTGAAGGGCGCTGCCCTGCGCTCCAACAGCCGCTACACCAGCAGCCAGAGCCGCAGAGCCACCGCCAACAGACAG AGTCGTATCAGGAGGATGTGGAATGACACCGTCCGCAGACAGACTGAATCGTCTTTCATCGCCGCAGACGTCAACAACACACCAACTCTTAACCGAG CTGCTTTGGGGAATCATTTCCTGACAAACCCGGTGTTGCAGACTCATGCCGGAGCCTCCCCGTATGACACAATGCTGGCCCAAGGGTACAACCAACCCTTCGCCTCCACAG AAGGTGGAGTGTCCCAGAGCCAGGAGTCCTGTGGCTTGGACAGCGTGTGTCTCAACGGAGGCTACACGCCCAACACCTTCACCCTGCACGGTCTGGGAACCACACCCGGATCCCGAGCCGGAGTGGTGGGCAGCACGGACCTTCTGCGGGAGGGAGGAGTCGGTATAGGAGGAGACGACATCTCCCCGGCCCTCCTCACCCCACACGGGGCCACCGATCTGGGCGGCGGTGGCGGAATGCGTCGTAACCTGTCTGACGCAGCCGCGCTGGAAAAGATGATCATCTCCGAGCTGGTGCAGAGCAACCTGAGGCCCTCGGTCGCCATGCCCGTCCCTCCCGAGCGCTACGGGAGCCTGGCCCGGCCGCAGCATCACGACCGGGCCGCCCTCACGCACACGGCCACGTTGACTCGACACGCGCAGCAGCCCCAAGAGGGCTGGGCGTCCACCATGCAGCCCAACGCACGCCACAACGCACAGGAGGCCTGGGCGcacacgcgccaccacaccacAGACGCCGAGGCGCATCCCGCCGCGCGCGGGCAAGACCACGCCGCGGCGCCGCGCCTGCAGGACGGCTGGTCGCACTCTCGGGTCCCCGGGGACTCCGAGCCCCGCGAGCCGCTGAAAGACGGGGACAGGTCGCTGCAAGGCACGCTGAGTCGCCGCGGGCTGCAGGACAGGCAGCAGGCGCGGCCCCCGGACGTCCAGGCGCGGCCCTACTCCACCCTCAGCCGCACGCCCGCCACCTTATCGCGGCACCGCGGCGCAGGCGACCCGGGCGCGGCGGccgagagagaacgagagagggACAGGGAGCGCTACCGGGACAGgcccctcccgcctcctcctcctccgcccccacAAGAGTCTGAGTCCCTTTACAAGGCGTTGGAAGAGCCCCTGCTGATGAAACAGAGGGAGCCAGGTGTAGAAGCGTGGAGATGTGGccaagacagagagaaggacgaGACGTTTCtcctgaaaagagaagaaatgatGGACGAATGGAGGGCAGGAaacgagagagggagggatgagtCGTTTACCTCTCAAacaagagaggaagagatggacgAATGGAGAGCTGgaatggagagagggagggaggaatctCATCTGCTGGAGAAGAGAAGTGGAAGGATGGAAGTGTGGCGGGGGGAGACAAACCAGGACGGCACTTTTATAACACAGAAGAACGACTTTGGGATTGATGGATGGAGAGGCGGGATGGACAGAGAAAATGACCAATCCTTGTTTTTAAAGgacagagatggatggagagcagGGATCGAACGGGAGAGCGAGAAGCAGAAGGACAGAGCGCTGGATGTGTGGAGAGGAGGAATCGATATAGACAGGGACGAATCTTTCCTGTTCGAGAGCAAAGATGGCGGCCTTGACGGGAGGAAAAGAGGCAAAGATAGAGGGTCTCTTCGGTATCACGGCGAACGAGAAGATTCTGACAGCTTCGCTCTACCTTTGACCCCCGACCTTGACCTCGACACTGACTCCTCACCTGTCTACGCTCAAGATTTAAACCCCTCCCCACTCTACCCGGGAGAGCGACGCTCGCCTCCGCTCGGCATCTTCCCCCGAGGCTCTCCGCCAACGAACATCTTCGCCCCCCGAGAAACCAACTCGCCGCCAAACAACCTCTACTCGCGCCACTCCCCCCAGGTGTACAGCCGAAGCAGCTCCCCTCCCCGCTTCTACACACGCAACTCCCCCCCGACCCTCTCGTACCCGGACAGCAGCCCCGAAGGTCCAGAAGAGCTCAGCAGCCCCATTGGCCAGCCTCAGCGGCCGGCCCTGGAACTGCCCTACAGCTTGGGGCGGCCCCCGCTGGGCCCGCGGCCCAATCACCTGCAGACCTTCTACCAGCCTCCGCCGATGGCGTCCAACGGAGAGGCAGCGTACGCGGCAGAGCCCACATCGGAGGGGGAGGACGGACAGATGCAGCGGGTGACGAGCCTGTGA